Below is a window of Populus trichocarpa isolate Nisqually-1 chromosome 3, P.trichocarpa_v4.1, whole genome shotgun sequence DNA.
attgtgttatttcTCCAAATAAATTTAGGCATTTtcctaatttaaaataaaatctgctaaacaaattttttaattgtaatttcatcattttaaattaCGTATCATGACTTTAACGAAGTTGATATTTCTTtcgatttgtaattttttttttcatatacacAAGGCAGAGAGATATTgcagtgaaaaaattaaatgtcaattatTTGTagttaaaaacacaataaaacaaacaaaattaagtatttgtatctgcatctatttttttgcttttattttaaaattttggttttttcattttagtatttaattagcattaataaatttttttacaattttttaatttatatatttgtttattctatttaatttagtataaataatatctttttcttcCCAATTTGAAAAAAAGCTATGATACTCGAAAATACTGATATCTTCTTCTCTTATTGGAAATTCTACCTGTCGGTGTGTATCACGAGTTAaagcttgtttgtttttcagataatttttgtgattatcatttgaaaaaaataaattttaaaaaatttattttagttatagtttgttggatttagatacgtgtttgataaaaattataattgaaatttatgtgttgtaaaaaaaacatgtataaaatattttaataattttttttagcttttttacaAATAGTTAAAAGAAGACCAGTAAAGAATATTTacgaaactcaattaaaaaaaacatgtaaaattgatgcaaaaaacctatattttaaactcaattttaacaAACGCAGTCtcagtaaagaaaaaattaaaaaattgtgatCTTGATATGTGAATTCTGTAATACTTGTATATAAGCTCACAATTCACATCCTATGTTAACACACCACTTCTTTCTCTCCTCGACTTCATCTCTCTGATCTTTCAAAAGAAATGTCACAGAGGAAAGAGAGTATAGTGATGCTCCCATTCATGGCACAAGGCCATATCATACCTTTCTTAGCATTAGCCCTTCAACTAGATCAAACGAAGAAGTATACCATAACCTTTGTGAACACTTCTCTTAACATCAAGAAACTAAGACCATCAATCCCTACAAACTCTTCCATTCACCTTCTTGAAATACCTTTAGATAGCTCAGTCTATGGCCTGCCTCCAGGCACTGAAAACACTGACTCTATTCCTTACCATCTTATAGCCAACTTTCTCGAAGCATCTTTGTCTCTCAAACCTGCTTTCAGGAAAATCATTTCTGATCATGTTAAGGAACAAAAGGGCCATCCACCATTCTGTATAATCACAGACATGTTCTTTGGCTGGTGTGCAGAGATTGCACATGAGTTTGGTGCGTTTCATGCTATATTTAGTGGATGTGGAGGTTTTGGTTTCGCTTGTTACTACTCTCTGTGGTTAAATCTGCCTCATCAGAACAATCTCTCCGATGAATTCACTTTACCAGATTTCCCTGAAGCTTCTACAATTCATGTTACACAATTGGCAGAAAATCTGAAAGAGGCCAATGGCAGAGATCTCTTCAGTGTGTGTCTGCAGAACATGCTTCCTGAATGCACGAATGCTGATGGGATTTTGGTGAACACGGTGGAGGAGCTTGACAAAGTTGGGTTGGGATATTTTCGGCGTAAAACTGGGAAACCAGTTTGGCCAATTGGGCCAGTACTCCTCTCCAATAGGAGCCAAGATCAAGCTGCAATTACACCTGAGCTATGTAAACACTGGCTTGATACAAAACCTGCGGGCTCAGTTCTATACATATCATTTGGTTCACAGAACGTAATATCTGCATCCCAGATGATGGAATTGGCAATGGCATTGGAGGCTTGTGGCAAAAATTTTATCTGGGTTGTCAGGCCACCTATCGGCTTTGACATCAACATGGAATTCAAAGCAAAAGAGTGGTTGCCTGAAGGATTTGAAGAAAGAATGGAATATTCAAAAAGAGGGTTGTTAGTGCGCAAGTGGGCACCCCAGGTGGAAATCTTGTCTCACAAATCCGTATCAGCATTTTTGAGTCATTGTGGCTGGAACTCGGTTCTTGAATCTTTAAGCAATGGTGTGCCGTTGATTGGGTGGCCATTGGCAGCAGAACAGTTCTACAATGTCAAGCTCTTAGAAGAACATATTGGAGTTTGTTTGGAGGTGGCTAGAGGGAAAAGCTGTGAGGTTCGGCATGAAGATATAGTGAAAAAGATCATGCTGGTAATGGATGAGACGGAGAAGGGTAATGCAATGAGAAGGAAAGCTCGTGAGGTTAGGGATATGATTATTGATGCTGTTCAATATGAGAATGATCATAAGGGTTCCTCTGTCAAAGCCATGGATGAGTTCCTGGATGCTGCCTCGCTGATGCGAGAAGGGAAAAAATGGGCGGCCGATCGTGGGGTCTAAAGTCTACGCAGTAGAAAACGTCCTGTCTTGGCAACAACAATATCTTTCTGTATGAGTCGTCCTTGGATCGACATTACATGTGTGTTGATCTTCCTCCAATAATTAcaagttcattttcttttctaatttagaACGAGGAAAAGAATTAAGCtggttaaaatgttttttaaaaaagtctcaACATAATACATAAAGgtgaaaataacatttaattaaagaaaatagacGCACACAGTATAGTATAGGATAGTAACGAAAGAAAAGATAGGCAATATTTGGCTCtcactgttattttttttaaaataatataaattatattttatgatattatttaataatttaaattattaggttaagataattttttaatatagtatctGAGccttaatgataaaaaaactcattacctttatttatttgataaaaattaattataatgcaatataaatttatataagtttcaaacttaaaaaatatttaaaaaaataatataaattatattttaaaattttatttattaacttaaattattaaataaaaacgaTTCTTTGACTACCTACTCTACAAGCAACGAGAGCAGCGTTCCATATCAAAGGACAGGTACACCTCTTTCAAGAGCCAATCGGACCCGTGCCTCGTGTGAATCTCTTGGCATGAAGACTTCCTTTTGACTAGAAACTCGATACTTGAGCTCGTGGCTGACTTAGATAGTGTTTGGCTCTACGTTAGCTTCTGCTTTTTTTATCAAACGCAATAGCATGATGTTTGGTTATTTTCAGTAACTGTGTTTTGGCTATGGGACCCACGAAAATTTGGCATTTCACCTGCGGTTTTGGCAAGCAATTTTTTCCTGCTTTTcctgcactgttcatgttaattgcactattcattgaacagtgcaattaacatgaacagtgtacAACAGTGTACATCGGTACACTGTTCATGCGAACAGTGCAagaaattgcactgttcacttaaaaatagtgaacagtgcaatttcttgcactgttcacttgcactgaatttgttttttttttagtgtgtgataatttttttaatattttttttaaattagtttagactaaattttatacctgataatattttatctaattttattatacgcTAAAATAATTATGGAAACTGTAATTCTTATCAGATGTATTTCGTacataatggaattgtagatgctttcatggaataataaaaaatattttatattaagtatgatttatttcatgatgtaatagcaatagttaaatccataatatttaaattaaaaattatcaatattaatatatattttttaaaattattttataacctcaattttaaaagcatttttaaccaaacacattaaactactttttcttcaaccttaatttcaaccacagttttaaccaaacacctattttttcaaaccaacctcaactaaaagtactttttataaaacaatttttttcaaaccacaaccacaacagctaccgcaataccaaatatACTCTTAGTGGAGGAACCAGAGAGCAAATTAAGGAGATACGGTTGTGAATTGTGATACTCtatatattttaactatttagatgttaaatttaaattttataaattttaaatttattaaaatttatatgattattaattttaatatttataaaattaattaaaatgtacgtaaattaacctaaatatctacgttaataataataataataataataaaagaagatatGGCTGTGCCAGAAGGAGATAATCCTTTGGAAGACctgattattatttgtaatttatgcTTCTTCAAGCAATTATTTGGTAATTTAGAGTTAGGGTTGGGAAGTTAACGGTGATGGCtatcttctctctctctgtttttttttataaagtaaagttgtaatatttaatataattttttttagttattaaataaaaaataataactaaaaaaattgactctGGCTCgctgtattttgtttttatgaaatgCAGAGACGTGTTTTAGAGAACGAGTATTTCTgttcttttgaaaatcaaagaTAGAAAATTCTCAGTGTTGAaagatcttagctttccacttttatcttcttctctccTAGCCCAGCcaaccttctctctctctctaaaaatgctctttctctctcttttcttttatgttctcGTCACTTTCAGAGAAACTCACTCCAGGCCCTAGTTGACGGCCACGATTTTTCGGTGTATTACATGGTTAGATCTAACCATtggttagaaaattaattaattaatttaatcaatgattaaattaattaattcaagatCTAACCATTGATTACACGACACAGCATGCGGTTGTGATTGGCTTTCACCAACACGCCAAATCGCTTCCCTTAAATGCCCTAATTTACTGTGACCACTTGGGTAGTGTTGAAGATTGTTGCtactctttaaaatatttaaaataatatatatgttaaaataatattggcTTTCACCAACTCCACGTGTCGGCcttgtttctttcttcattCTCAAGCTTCCGTGTTCACCCACTTACCCCTAATgtggtattattttattttactgcaatgacaaaatattattataaaactaattaatgattaaattaattaattaattcaatgtttgaAGAGTGAGAAAATAGCTGTTGCCCACGAATCACGATCAAAATGGAGAGGCCCCACTCCCCTTGAATTTCCCAAAGAGATGTCCTGACTGGCTACTGCCTAAAACCGGTCAAATTCATTACATTTCAATTCCCACGTTTCGTTATTTCtacattttaataaattattatggtATGAGAGACTAACTCATACAGTATATTTCCATTAAAAGAACATGTGGGACCCATGTGGAAGCAATAAAAAATCGTAAAATCAACGCGTAGGATTGTCATTAGCCAGGGGAACACACTTCATCAACCGTTGGATCTAAATCTGACGTGGATACCAACGAACAAGACCGAGCTGGCAGCACcgaccaaaaaagaaaaggcttggTTTTTCATGTTGATCAGCGAGCCATATCTTGACCGTTGATTCTCTCAATCCAACGGCTGGTATCAGTTGATCCGCGGGTGAGGAAACTCGAGTCACGGTCACGGAACTTACAAGAGGGAAGAGGGGGACACGGAAACAAGCACAATTAGCTGCCGGTATAGAAAGGGAGAAAGAGATGAATCATTCCCTCCCGTAGGTTGCAGCTAGTTTGTGACGTGTACTGGGTCCCAGTAGGAGAAGGAGGACCAGAATCTCTCACTCGGTAAAACAAGATAcgcattttatttcttcttcctgttcaaataaaaaatcatcagcATAGTTGCCTGTGCTTTAGCTCCGGCTTGATTTCCTACTGCTACTGTTGTTTCATGACACTGTAAACCTGATGACATGACATGCCATTGTTAACTACTGGAacaagctaaataaaaaatccaaacctGTGAAAGAGACAGAGAGAAAGGAATGATTTTTGAACTTAATTACAGGAACGAGAGGGAATGGACTGATGGCACCAAACCCATAATACAAATTACCATAACAATGGAGATTGATGAAAACCTTGAGAGACCATCTCCAAatgccattattattattattattattattattatttatcaaaatcatcCTCCTATATAGAGATTTTACATGGTGTAAATGGCATATTATGACATTTCAAAACCTGGGTTTTACCACCTATGGACTTTAATAACCTTAAAGGAGTACGAAATTTACTAATGAACAGCTGCTAGAGTAGGAAAGATGCAAGGGTAGAATTGTCAATAAATTTAAGCCATCATCGCAAGGATGATTCAGGACCAATTCGTAGGTTTAGAGTTGGCACTTGTCAAGACAGACATCCTAGTACGGGAATTGGCGGCGCGGAAACTGGACGCCACGTGGCATGATATGATGACCGATGAAAATTGCATCAGCAAGGTTATTTTCAAAGCAATTTTCCTGTGCTAATAGCACGACGCCTTCCATATAATTTTCATTAAGACTTTCATATAAAGATTTGCTATAAActctgattttttattattattttttaaattaaatctgaTTTATATGAAATAGAAGTTAGCATTTGTGTTTCGACAGAGCTCAGAACGAACAAGGAAATGATTCAAGTCATCCTCCCGGCAGTGCCTTTCGCTTCCCACCATGTCCCTTCCCTCGGACCTTAATACAACCAAACCAGAAACAAGGAGGACTCACCATGTCTCTTTCCTCAAAATTTAAAGCAACCAAACCACACACAAGCAGGATTCAATATGCTGGCATGCGCTACAGATATCTTGCCAGCTCTAACAGTTCATTATTGTGGCCTTCCATGCAATGGT
It encodes the following:
- the LOC18097270 gene encoding UDP-glycosyltransferase 92A1; the protein is MSQRKESIVMLPFMAQGHIIPFLALALQLDQTKKYTITFVNTSLNIKKLRPSIPTNSSIHLLEIPLDSSVYGLPPGTENTDSIPYHLIANFLEASLSLKPAFRKIISDHVKEQKGHPPFCIITDMFFGWCAEIAHEFGAFHAIFSGCGGFGFACYYSLWLNLPHQNNLSDEFTLPDFPEASTIHVTQLAENLKEANGRDLFSVCLQNMLPECTNADGILVNTVEELDKVGLGYFRRKTGKPVWPIGPVLLSNRSQDQAAITPELCKHWLDTKPAGSVLYISFGSQNVISASQMMELAMALEACGKNFIWVVRPPIGFDINMEFKAKEWLPEGFEERMEYSKRGLLVRKWAPQVEILSHKSVSAFLSHCGWNSVLESLSNGVPLIGWPLAAEQFYNVKLLEEHIGVCLEVARGKSCEVRHEDIVKKIMLVMDETEKGNAMRRKAREVRDMIIDAVQYENDHKGSSVKAMDEFLDAASLMREGKKWAADRGV